In a genomic window of Epinephelus lanceolatus isolate andai-2023 chromosome 3, ASM4190304v1, whole genome shotgun sequence:
- the myoz2b gene encoding myozenin-2b isoform X1: protein MSQFCTMPAEERKKCAAAICQEVHGTDGDTMDLGKKLSTPKDIMLEELSLLSNRGSRLFKMRQRRSEKYTFESIQNEANALLNNDISTENTHTVEIKVDAPAEGSTENPAVTVTEVTTEKVDASPMPKSYHSPWDQAILSNPDLAETLKVTMSAPDPRPDLPEYKCFNRVATPFGGFEKAPKGITFKLPVVDLNPPSFPELQEPGMKRPTFNRTAQGWISEGTHLILPTITLEPIKIPESDDL, encoded by the exons ATGTCACAATTCTGTACAATGCCAgctgaggagaggaagaagtgtGCAGCAGCTATTTGCCAAGAAGTCCATGGTACCGATG GGGACACAATGGATCTCGGAAAGAAGCTCAGCACTCCTAAAGACATTATGCTGGAGGAGTTATCGTTGCTTTCCAACAGAGGTTCCCGGCTTTTCAAAATGCGCCAGAGGAGATCcgaaaaatacacatttgaaaGTATCCAAAACGAGGCAAACGCACTGCTGAAT AATGACATTTCAACAGAGAATACACACACTGTGGAAATTAAAGTGGATGCACCAGCTGAAGGAAGTACTGAAAATCCAGCAGTCACTGTTACAG AAGTGACTACAGAGAAGGTAGATGCCTCACCTATGCCAAAGTCCTACCACTCCCCGTGGGATCAGGCAATCCTCAGTAACCCTGACCTCGCCGAAACTCTGAAAGTGACAATGTCAGCACCAGACCCACGACCAGACCTTCCTGAGTACAAATGCTTTAACCG GGTTGCCACTCCTTTTGGTGGCTTTGAGAAAGCTCCCAAAGGAATCACATTCAAGCTCCCCGTGGTGGACCTGAACCCACCCAGCTTCCCAGAGCTGCAGGAGCCGGGGATGAAGCGACCCACCTTCAACAGGACAGCCCAGGGGTGGATATCTGAGGGCACCCATCTGATCCTACCCACTATTACCCTGGAGCCCATCAAAATCCCAGAGTCTGACGACCTGTAG
- the myoz2b gene encoding myozenin-2b isoform X2 translates to MDLGKKLSTPKDIMLEELSLLSNRGSRLFKMRQRRSEKYTFESIQNEANALLNNDISTENTHTVEIKVDAPAEGSTENPAVTVTEVTTEKVDASPMPKSYHSPWDQAILSNPDLAETLKVTMSAPDPRPDLPEYKCFNRVATPFGGFEKAPKGITFKLPVVDLNPPSFPELQEPGMKRPTFNRTAQGWISEGTHLILPTITLEPIKIPESDDL, encoded by the exons ATGGATCTCGGAAAGAAGCTCAGCACTCCTAAAGACATTATGCTGGAGGAGTTATCGTTGCTTTCCAACAGAGGTTCCCGGCTTTTCAAAATGCGCCAGAGGAGATCcgaaaaatacacatttgaaaGTATCCAAAACGAGGCAAACGCACTGCTGAAT AATGACATTTCAACAGAGAATACACACACTGTGGAAATTAAAGTGGATGCACCAGCTGAAGGAAGTACTGAAAATCCAGCAGTCACTGTTACAG AAGTGACTACAGAGAAGGTAGATGCCTCACCTATGCCAAAGTCCTACCACTCCCCGTGGGATCAGGCAATCCTCAGTAACCCTGACCTCGCCGAAACTCTGAAAGTGACAATGTCAGCACCAGACCCACGACCAGACCTTCCTGAGTACAAATGCTTTAACCG GGTTGCCACTCCTTTTGGTGGCTTTGAGAAAGCTCCCAAAGGAATCACATTCAAGCTCCCCGTGGTGGACCTGAACCCACCCAGCTTCCCAGAGCTGCAGGAGCCGGGGATGAAGCGACCCACCTTCAACAGGACAGCCCAGGGGTGGATATCTGAGGGCACCCATCTGATCCTACCCACTATTACCCTGGAGCCCATCAAAATCCCAGAGTCTGACGACCTGTAG
- the synpo2b gene encoding synaptopodin 2b isoform X1, translating into MEPEVEDLDNNDNSVPWSGSDGSQEFCESYNEDDASDEEYPLDPLPARRSNTDLESPERRQSQDWGPPGERRSLRELSGSEDDVSYQEEDDIYLSESRESITESPHIQRSLSPHPERPDSEPHTGQITRQHSYSSSSSIGRAADMTLALTLAAEQPQDLGSGNRRVESSEEGGSSEAPPASVFFGISDEAAEQAEKWNSESDTDLCRPDRHRARSTRLDHSESQSERHVKETKSKCKRIARLLTDAPNPQNKGALLFNKRRQRVKKYTLVSYGTGENKLDSEDQIEEETEEVRSTGYNFVATSESELEEEYSVYHQQHNLSLNWGSVREMEALPETKGKGVLMFAQRRKRMDEIVSEREEQRNKALPVETITEHERTEAQNISDPEEMYVHADQADYMDANLKQHVEYQEDIQQMNHLSNVPRPLVPNRTAKPFLGFNVSTTAPVMPGGDVPAMKKHESRFRVPVPINTNPHVWSPTGDIIASRDERISVPAIKTGILPESKRKAANKQPSAQKSDPHLQNKGDRRSYIEPEEDFFSLGAEACNFMQPRTVKLKHPPPVAPKPTINPSCPPWMRRSPSAEPFIPPRSPVSQPSHSPAGPHSQHYSPQQDWAQPQQMANHWAPDQTQATLQTPASAWAPASSQLHLQPTTNSWSQQPSRSPVSMQARSPTYSPHQPASPARSKLESVPNSVASCPPQAGKPYVQMSKASLSSPKGRVSDRGINRAGDGSTMAGKGAELFAKRQSRMEKFVVDAETVQAHRARSPSPTASLPNSWRYSSIVRAPPPLSYNPLLAPFYPPSAAKQPPSTSPKIKPKTKPKPKAAPKHLNSLDIMKHQPYKLDSSLFTYDAAPEAKSPSPSPKPTSASKFEATKSLKQRSALSHSPYNASELVVQSEPEVPAKSPISGYGRSRSLSLPKRLNSMPSPRLLSPVSTPGIQASFLPTQRQASFQEKVYKPLSPWEAASRSPIGSVDDAFVFQGLSSSVATNVKAAGHRRSLPEPPEEWKRRVSLDPAPVSAGHYRAAPAFQAPFMSRTFSPEKPAFYGPPFRPAQPLRSASIGYMGQSSSPTVYSHMHSAIHRS; encoded by the exons ATGGAGCCAGAAGTCGAAGACCTTGACAACAACGACAACTCAGTGCCTTGGTCAGGTTCAGATGGTTCCCAGGAATTTTGTGAGTCTTATAACGAAGATGATGCCAGTGATGAAGAGTACCCTTTAGACCCTCTCCCTGCTCGCAGATCAAACACAGATCTCGAGTCCCCAGAACGCCGTCAGTCACAGGACTGGGGACCTCCAGGTGAGCGACGCTCCCTGCGTGAGCTGAGTGGAAGTGAAGACGATGTTTCATACCAAGAAGAGGATGACATCTACCTCAGTGAATCAAGAGAGTCCATTACAGAGTCTCCTCACATCCAAAGATCACTGTCCCCACACCCTGAGCGCCCCGACTCGGAGCCACACACTGGCCAGATAACACGTCAGCATTCctactcatcctcctcctctattgGCCGTGCTGCTGATATGACCCTGGCCTTGACCCTGGCCGCAGAGCAGCCCCAGGACCTAGGCAGTGGGAACAGGAGGGTTGAATCTTCAGAGGAAGGAGGGAGTAGTGAAGCACCTCCTGCTTCTGTCTTCTTTGGAATTTCAGATGAGGCTGCTGAGCAGGCAGAGAAGTGGAACTCGGAGTCTGACACAGATCTGTGCAGACCGGACAGGCACAGGGCAAGGTCCACAC GGCTCGATCACAGCGAGAGCCAATCGGAAAGACACGTCAAGGAGACCAAATCCAAATGTAAGCGAATTGCTCGGCTTCTAACGGATGCACCCAACCCTCAAAATAAAGGAGCCTTGCTGTTTAATAAACGCCGTCAGAGAGTCAAGAAATACACACTCGTGAGTTACGGGACTGGTGAGAACAAGCTTGACAGCGAAGACCAAATAGAGGAGGAAACTGAAGAAGTTAGATCAACTGGTTATAACTTTGTGGCAACAAGTGAATCCGAGCTCGAGGAGGAGTATTCTGTTTATCACCAGCAGCATAATTTAAGTCTGAATTGGGGAAGTGTTCGAGAAATGGAGGCACTACCAGAAACGAAAGGAAAGGGCGTTCTGATGTTCGCCCAACGCCGCAAACGGATGGATGAAATTGTGTCAGAGCGTGAAGAACAGAGGAATAAAGCATTACCTGTGGAGACGATAACAGAACACGAACGTACAGAAGCACAGAATATTTCTGACCCTGAGGAAATGTATGTGCATGCTGATCAGGCCGACTACATGGATGCAAATCTTAAGCAACATGTAGAATACCAAGAAGATATTCAACAGATGAACCACCTATCGAATGTGCCAAGACCGTTGGTGCCAAACAGAACTGCAAAGCCCTTCCTTGGATTTAATGTCAGCACAACTGCTCCTGTCATGCCTGGTGGCGATGTTCCAGCGATGAAGAAGCATGAATCAAGATTCAGAGTACCTGTGCCTATTAACACTAACCCACATGTTTGGTCCCCCACTGGAGACATTATAGCCTCAAGAGATGAGCGAATATCTGTCCCAGCGATAAAGACCGGCATCCTACCAGAATCTAAAAGGAAAGCTGCTAATAAACAGCCATCAGCGCAAAAATCTGATCCTCACCTTCAAAACAAAGGGGACAGGAGGTCTTACATTGAGCCTGAGGAGGACTTTTTTAGTCTCGGTGCTGAAGCTTGTAACTTCATGCAACCCAGAACAGTAAAACTCAAACATCCCCCTCCAGTTGCCCCAAAACCTACCATCAACCCATCCTGCCCACCTTGGATGAGAAGGAGCCCCTCTGCCGAACCCTTTATTCCACCAAGAAGTCCGGTTTCACAACCTTCTCACAGTCCTGCGGGGCCTCATAGTCAGCATTACTCACCACAGCAAGACTGGGCTCAGCCTCAACAGATGGCCAACCACTGGGCACCAGATCAGACTCAGGCAACACTTCAAACACCTGCCAGTGCCTGGGCTCCGGCCTCTTCTCAGCTTCATCTTCAGCCAACCACAAATAGCTGGAGTCAACAGCCGTCACGATCCCCTGTGAGTATGCAGGCCCGCAGTCCTACTTACAGCCCACATCAACCAGCTTCACCCGCAAGGAGTAAGTTAGAAAGTGTCCCAAACTCAGTTGCCTCTTGCCCACCACAAGCAGGGAAACCATATGTCCAAATGTCAAAAGCATCGCTGTCTTCTCCAAAGGGTCGAGTCTCAGACAGAGGTATCAATCGGGCCGGTGATGGTTCAACTATGGCGGGAAAAGGCGCAGAGTTGTTTGCCAAAAGACAGTCCCGTATGGAGAAGTTTGTTGTCGATGCTGAAACGGTGCAAGCTCACAGAGCAAGATCCCCCTCCCCTACTGCGTCCCTCCCTAACTCATGGAGGTATTCCTCCATTGTCCGTGCCCCACCTCCTTTATCATACAATCCTCTTCTTGCCCCTTTCTACCCTCCATCAGCAGCCAAGCAACCCCCTTCTACAAGCCCCAAAATCAAGCCTAAGACCAAACCAAAACCTAAAGCAGCCCCAAAGCACCTCAACTCCTTAGATATTATGAAACATCAGCCTTATAAGTTGGACTCCTCGCTATTCACATATGATGCAGCCCCTGAGGCCAAAAGCCCCAGCCCCAGCCCCAAACCAACTTCAGCATCCAAGTTTGAGGCTACCAAAAGCCTCAAACAAAGATCTGCCCTTTCTCATTCTCCTTACAATGCCTCTGAGCTCGTTGTTCAAAGCGAGCCAGAAGTCCCCGCTAAGTCTCCTATATCG GGATATGGTAGAAGCCGCTCCCTGAGTCTGCCCAAGCGACTGAATTCGATGCCTTCTCCCAGACTCCTGTCACCTGTGAGCACACCAGGAATCCAGGCGTCATTTTTACCCACACAGAGGCAAGCGTCCTTTCAAGAAAAAGTCTACAAGCCACTGTCACCATGGGAGGCAGCATCCAGAAGCCCCATTGGCTCAGTGGATGATGCCTTTGTGTTTCAGGGCCTCTCGTCATCTGTTGCCACTAATGTCAAAGCCGCAGGGCACCGTCGGTCTCTGCCAGAGCCTCCAGAAGAATGGAAGCGTAGGGTGTCCCTTGATCCTGCACCTGTCAGTGCGGGTCATTACCGAGCCGCCCCAGCTTTTCAGGCACCGTTCATGAGCAGGACATTTTCACCTGAGAAACCAGCCTTCTATGGGCCTCCCTTCAGACCTGCGCAGCCTCTGAGGTCTGCCAGCATCGGATACATGGGGCAAAGCTCCAGTCCAACTGTGTACTCTCACATGCATAGTGCAATCCACAGAAGTTAA
- the synpo2b gene encoding synaptopodin 2b isoform X2 translates to MEPEVEDLDNNDNSVPWSGSDGSQEFCESYNEDDASDEEYPLDPLPARRSNTDLESPERRQSQDWGPPGERRSLRELSGSEDDVSYQEEDDIYLSESRESITESPHIQRSLSPHPERPDSEPHTGQITRQHSYSSSSSIGRAADMTLALTLAAEQPQDLGSGNRRVESSEEGGSSEAPPASVFFGISDEAAEQAEKWNSESDTDLCRPDRHRARSTRLDHSESQSERHVKETKSKCKRIARLLTDAPNPQNKGALLFNKRRQRVKKYTLVSYGTGENKLDSEDQIEEETEEVRSTGYNFVATSESELEEEYSVYHQQHNLSLNWGSVREMEALPETKGKGVLMFAQRRKRMDEIVSEREEQRNKALPVETITEHERTEAQNISDPEEMYVHADQADYMDANLKQHVEYQEDIQQMNHLSNVPRPLVPNRTAKPFLGFNVSTTAPVMPGGDVPAMKKHESRFRVPVPINTNPHVWSPTGDIIASRDERISVPAIKTGILPESKRKAANKQPSAQKSDPHLQNKGDRRSYIEPEEDFFSLGAEACNFMQPRTVKLKHPPPVAPKPTINPSCPPWMRRSPSAEPFIPPRSPVSQPSHSPAGPHSQHYSPQQDWAQPQQMANHWAPDQTQATLQTPASAWAPASSQLHLQPTTNSWSQQPSRSPVSMQARSPTYSPHQPASPARSKLESVPNSVASCPPQAGKPYVQMSKASLSSPKGRVSDRGINRAGDGSTMAGKGAELFAKRQSRMEKFVVDAETVQAHRARSPSPTASLPNSWRYSSIVRAPPPLSYNPLLAPFYPPSAAKQPPSTSPKIKPKTKPKPKAAPKHLNSLDIMKHQPYKLDSSLFTYDAAPEAKSPSPSPKPTSASKFEATKSLKQRSALSHSPYNASELVVQSEPEVPAKSPISVSSKHSSARPQNTRSAEPLATDKHLDEKHTVTPPAAPHTGSKQAPATRPTSASSQHSSVGDSIASAYSPASLIARGALQMAPRPKFSAKKPAVASKQWRPVAVLH, encoded by the exons ATGGAGCCAGAAGTCGAAGACCTTGACAACAACGACAACTCAGTGCCTTGGTCAGGTTCAGATGGTTCCCAGGAATTTTGTGAGTCTTATAACGAAGATGATGCCAGTGATGAAGAGTACCCTTTAGACCCTCTCCCTGCTCGCAGATCAAACACAGATCTCGAGTCCCCAGAACGCCGTCAGTCACAGGACTGGGGACCTCCAGGTGAGCGACGCTCCCTGCGTGAGCTGAGTGGAAGTGAAGACGATGTTTCATACCAAGAAGAGGATGACATCTACCTCAGTGAATCAAGAGAGTCCATTACAGAGTCTCCTCACATCCAAAGATCACTGTCCCCACACCCTGAGCGCCCCGACTCGGAGCCACACACTGGCCAGATAACACGTCAGCATTCctactcatcctcctcctctattgGCCGTGCTGCTGATATGACCCTGGCCTTGACCCTGGCCGCAGAGCAGCCCCAGGACCTAGGCAGTGGGAACAGGAGGGTTGAATCTTCAGAGGAAGGAGGGAGTAGTGAAGCACCTCCTGCTTCTGTCTTCTTTGGAATTTCAGATGAGGCTGCTGAGCAGGCAGAGAAGTGGAACTCGGAGTCTGACACAGATCTGTGCAGACCGGACAGGCACAGGGCAAGGTCCACAC GGCTCGATCACAGCGAGAGCCAATCGGAAAGACACGTCAAGGAGACCAAATCCAAATGTAAGCGAATTGCTCGGCTTCTAACGGATGCACCCAACCCTCAAAATAAAGGAGCCTTGCTGTTTAATAAACGCCGTCAGAGAGTCAAGAAATACACACTCGTGAGTTACGGGACTGGTGAGAACAAGCTTGACAGCGAAGACCAAATAGAGGAGGAAACTGAAGAAGTTAGATCAACTGGTTATAACTTTGTGGCAACAAGTGAATCCGAGCTCGAGGAGGAGTATTCTGTTTATCACCAGCAGCATAATTTAAGTCTGAATTGGGGAAGTGTTCGAGAAATGGAGGCACTACCAGAAACGAAAGGAAAGGGCGTTCTGATGTTCGCCCAACGCCGCAAACGGATGGATGAAATTGTGTCAGAGCGTGAAGAACAGAGGAATAAAGCATTACCTGTGGAGACGATAACAGAACACGAACGTACAGAAGCACAGAATATTTCTGACCCTGAGGAAATGTATGTGCATGCTGATCAGGCCGACTACATGGATGCAAATCTTAAGCAACATGTAGAATACCAAGAAGATATTCAACAGATGAACCACCTATCGAATGTGCCAAGACCGTTGGTGCCAAACAGAACTGCAAAGCCCTTCCTTGGATTTAATGTCAGCACAACTGCTCCTGTCATGCCTGGTGGCGATGTTCCAGCGATGAAGAAGCATGAATCAAGATTCAGAGTACCTGTGCCTATTAACACTAACCCACATGTTTGGTCCCCCACTGGAGACATTATAGCCTCAAGAGATGAGCGAATATCTGTCCCAGCGATAAAGACCGGCATCCTACCAGAATCTAAAAGGAAAGCTGCTAATAAACAGCCATCAGCGCAAAAATCTGATCCTCACCTTCAAAACAAAGGGGACAGGAGGTCTTACATTGAGCCTGAGGAGGACTTTTTTAGTCTCGGTGCTGAAGCTTGTAACTTCATGCAACCCAGAACAGTAAAACTCAAACATCCCCCTCCAGTTGCCCCAAAACCTACCATCAACCCATCCTGCCCACCTTGGATGAGAAGGAGCCCCTCTGCCGAACCCTTTATTCCACCAAGAAGTCCGGTTTCACAACCTTCTCACAGTCCTGCGGGGCCTCATAGTCAGCATTACTCACCACAGCAAGACTGGGCTCAGCCTCAACAGATGGCCAACCACTGGGCACCAGATCAGACTCAGGCAACACTTCAAACACCTGCCAGTGCCTGGGCTCCGGCCTCTTCTCAGCTTCATCTTCAGCCAACCACAAATAGCTGGAGTCAACAGCCGTCACGATCCCCTGTGAGTATGCAGGCCCGCAGTCCTACTTACAGCCCACATCAACCAGCTTCACCCGCAAGGAGTAAGTTAGAAAGTGTCCCAAACTCAGTTGCCTCTTGCCCACCACAAGCAGGGAAACCATATGTCCAAATGTCAAAAGCATCGCTGTCTTCTCCAAAGGGTCGAGTCTCAGACAGAGGTATCAATCGGGCCGGTGATGGTTCAACTATGGCGGGAAAAGGCGCAGAGTTGTTTGCCAAAAGACAGTCCCGTATGGAGAAGTTTGTTGTCGATGCTGAAACGGTGCAAGCTCACAGAGCAAGATCCCCCTCCCCTACTGCGTCCCTCCCTAACTCATGGAGGTATTCCTCCATTGTCCGTGCCCCACCTCCTTTATCATACAATCCTCTTCTTGCCCCTTTCTACCCTCCATCAGCAGCCAAGCAACCCCCTTCTACAAGCCCCAAAATCAAGCCTAAGACCAAACCAAAACCTAAAGCAGCCCCAAAGCACCTCAACTCCTTAGATATTATGAAACATCAGCCTTATAAGTTGGACTCCTCGCTATTCACATATGATGCAGCCCCTGAGGCCAAAAGCCCCAGCCCCAGCCCCAAACCAACTTCAGCATCCAAGTTTGAGGCTACCAAAAGCCTCAAACAAAGATCTGCCCTTTCTCATTCTCCTTACAATGCCTCTGAGCTCGTTGTTCAAAGCGAGCCAGAAGTCCCCGCTAAGTCTCCTATATCGGTAAGTTCCAAACATTCTTCTGCCCGCCCGCAAAACACAAGATCAGCTGAGCCTCTTGCAACTGACAAGCACTTGGATGAAAAGCACACTGTCACGCCGCCTGCAGCCCCTCACACAGGCAGTAAGCAAGCACCGGCCACCCGGCCCACAAGCGCATCCTCCCAGCATTCATCTGTTGGTGACAGCATAGCTTCAGCTTATTCTCCTGCATCTCTCATTGCTAGAGGCGCACTTCAAATGGCACCTCGCCCGAAGTTCTCTGCTAAGAAGCCAGCAGTGGCGAGCAAACAGTGGAGGCCTGTTGCTGTTCTTCATTAG